One Natronomonas moolapensis 8.8.11 genomic region harbors:
- a CDS encoding adenylate kinase encodes MNRPKILLLGAPGAGKGTQSSNILEHYDVEHVTTGDALRANKDMETEHGTPREYMEAGELVPDPLVNEIVKAALEDAGGFVLDGYPRNLSQAEYLSEITDLDLVALLDVSKEELVDRLTGRRMDPETGDIYHTEFNMPDDEEIRGRLVQRDDDTEETVRERLRVFDENTQPVIDHYEESGELVRIDGEQTPEEVWSDLDAAIEDVA; translated from the coding sequence ATGAACCGACCGAAGATCCTGCTGCTCGGCGCACCGGGGGCCGGCAAGGGAACCCAATCGAGCAACATCCTCGAGCACTACGATGTCGAGCACGTGACGACCGGCGACGCGCTGCGCGCCAACAAGGACATGGAGACCGAACACGGGACGCCCCGCGAGTACATGGAGGCGGGCGAGTTGGTCCCCGACCCTCTCGTCAACGAGATCGTCAAGGCCGCCCTCGAGGACGCCGGCGGGTTCGTCCTCGATGGCTACCCGCGAAACCTCTCGCAGGCGGAGTACCTCTCGGAGATCACCGATCTCGACCTCGTTGCGCTGCTCGACGTGAGCAAAGAGGAACTCGTCGACCGGCTCACCGGCCGGCGGATGGACCCCGAGACGGGCGATATCTACCACACGGAGTTCAACATGCCCGACGACGAGGAGATCCGCGGGCGCCTCGTCCAGCGCGACGACGACACCGAGGAGACGGTCCGCGAGCGCCTCCGCGTCTTCGACGAGAACACCCAGCCCGTAATCGACCACTACGAGGAATCGGGCGAACTCGTCCGGATCGACGGCGAGCAGACCCCCGAAGAGGTCTGGAGCGACCTCGACGCCGCGATCGAGGACGTGGCCTGA
- a CDS encoding potassium channel family protein → MSRIKRRAAYYVGVIVVLVAVSALVYDFGMRTFEPGPYPPPGTEVSLLHSTQVVVETFTATGYGSDSPWSSAEMNLLVMLLDLTGVGLFFLALPAILLPLFRDALSPSPPTELTDDLAEHVVVCSDTSRAEALIDELDSNGIEYVFVESDRDRAVSLDEDDHRVIHGDPESTAELKAAAVGEARALVADVSDRVDASIVLAAREATDETTIISVVEDTDTATYHRLAGADHVLTPRQALGESLAGKLTTGIDADSADTVSLGEDVEIAELPVHRNSRITGRTIAESDLRAEYGVNVLGAWIRGRFETPAPIDEPLRDGTVLLLAGGRDGIDRLKSAELSSAIRSDEGAVIVAGYGEVGRTVSKALEEHDVPHTTVDLRDHDGVDVVGDVTDPDVLRAAGIETASAIVLALPDDTLTEFATLVVRDIDPRTEIVARAERTGGVRKAYRAGADYVLALATVSGRSIASRVLTDERILSVDTSVELVSTTAPALEGKRLRDAKVRERTGCTVVAVRRDGTVFTDLDADFRIEADDELVVAGTDEGTNEFVERHR, encoded by the coding sequence ATGAGCCGAATCAAGCGCCGTGCCGCGTATTACGTGGGCGTGATCGTCGTCCTCGTTGCGGTCTCGGCACTCGTCTACGATTTCGGCATGCGGACGTTCGAACCCGGGCCGTACCCGCCCCCGGGAACCGAGGTGTCGCTGCTCCACTCGACGCAGGTGGTCGTCGAGACGTTCACCGCGACCGGCTACGGCTCCGATTCCCCGTGGTCGAGCGCCGAAATGAACCTGCTCGTGATGCTGCTCGATCTCACCGGCGTCGGACTGTTCTTCCTGGCGCTGCCGGCGATCCTCCTGCCGCTGTTCCGGGACGCGCTGTCGCCCTCGCCGCCGACGGAGCTCACGGACGACCTCGCCGAACACGTCGTCGTCTGCTCGGATACCTCCCGCGCGGAGGCGCTGATCGACGAACTCGACTCCAACGGAATCGAGTACGTCTTCGTCGAGTCGGACCGCGATCGGGCGGTCTCGCTCGACGAGGACGACCACCGGGTGATCCACGGCGACCCCGAGTCGACAGCTGAACTGAAAGCCGCTGCGGTGGGGGAGGCGCGGGCGCTCGTCGCCGACGTCTCCGATCGGGTCGACGCCAGCATCGTCCTCGCCGCCCGCGAGGCGACCGACGAGACGACGATCATCAGCGTCGTCGAGGACACCGACACCGCGACGTACCACCGCCTCGCGGGGGCGGATCACGTCCTGACGCCGAGGCAGGCGCTCGGCGAGAGCCTCGCGGGCAAACTCACCACGGGGATCGACGCGGACTCGGCCGACACCGTGAGCCTGGGTGAGGACGTCGAGATCGCGGAGCTACCGGTCCACCGCAACAGCCGCATCACCGGTCGGACGATCGCCGAGAGCGACCTGCGGGCGGAGTACGGAGTGAACGTCCTCGGGGCGTGGATCCGCGGCAGGTTCGAGACCCCGGCCCCGATCGACGAACCGCTCAGAGACGGTACGGTGCTCTTGCTCGCCGGCGGGCGCGATGGGATCGACCGGCTCAAATCGGCCGAACTGTCGAGCGCTATCCGGTCCGACGAGGGCGCCGTGATCGTCGCCGGGTACGGGGAAGTCGGCCGAACCGTCTCCAAGGCGCTCGAAGAACACGACGTCCCCCACACGACGGTCGACCTCCGGGACCACGACGGGGTGGACGTCGTCGGCGACGTGACCGACCCGGACGTGCTTCGGGCGGCCGGTATCGAGACGGCGTCCGCGATCGTGCTCGCGCTCCCGGACGACACCCTCACCGAGTTCGCGACGCTCGTCGTCCGCGACATCGACCCGAGGACCGAAATCGTCGCGCGGGCGGAGCGAACCGGCGGCGTCCGGAAGGCCTACCGCGCCGGGGCCGACTACGTCCTCGCGCTGGCGACGGTCAGCGGCCGATCGATCGCCTCGCGGGTCCTCACCGACGAGCGGATTCTCTCGGTGGACACGAGCGTCGAGTTGGTCTCGACGACGGCGCCGGCGCTCGAAGGCAAGCGCCTCCGGGACGCGAAGGTGCGGGAACGAACCGGCTGTACCGTCGTCGCGGTCAGGCGCGACGGCACCGTGTTTACGGACCTCGACGCCGACTTCCGGATCGAAGCGGACGACGAGTTAGTCGTCGCCGGGACCGACGAGGGGACCAACGAGTTCGTCGAACGCCACCGCTGA
- a CDS encoding DMT family transporter encodes MFSRRSGALFVVSAVLFGGTFVAAKAGLAHFPPLFFVALRFDIGAVVLAAYAASRLPRAELRPRTVGDVVGILATGLLVIGLTNALLFVGQQYTTSGVAAVVFSLNPILTPVFAALLLSEDRLSVRGSAGMALGLLGVGLVADPDPSALLGDGVAVPILFCGAVTSALGAVVIRRAEATLSSTARTVWGVPLAAVLSHALSLSAGEPVPGFSVPPVALAALLYVGVFSGAIAYLAYFALVDEAGATRANLLFYFVPVVSAVGGWGLLGETLPVASLVGFGVIFSGFLLVAGPPVTLPVSLRRSLRERLV; translated from the coding sequence GTGTTCTCGCGGCGAAGCGGCGCGCTGTTTGTCGTCTCCGCCGTCCTCTTCGGTGGGACCTTCGTCGCGGCCAAGGCCGGGCTGGCGCACTTCCCACCGCTGTTTTTCGTCGCGCTCCGTTTCGACATCGGCGCGGTCGTCCTCGCGGCGTACGCGGCGAGTCGCCTCCCGCGTGCGGAACTGCGGCCCCGGACCGTCGGCGACGTCGTCGGCATCCTCGCGACGGGGCTGCTCGTCATCGGGCTGACGAACGCGCTGTTGTTCGTCGGCCAGCAGTACACCACGAGCGGCGTCGCCGCGGTCGTGTTCAGCCTGAACCCGATCCTGACGCCGGTGTTCGCCGCCCTCCTGCTCTCGGAGGATCGCCTCTCGGTGCGGGGGTCGGCCGGGATGGCCCTCGGCCTCCTCGGCGTCGGATTGGTCGCCGATCCCGACCCGTCGGCGCTGCTCGGCGACGGGGTCGCCGTCCCGATTTTGTTCTGCGGTGCCGTGACGAGCGCGCTCGGTGCCGTGGTGATCCGCCGCGCCGAGGCGACGCTGTCGAGCACCGCCCGCACGGTCTGGGGCGTGCCGCTGGCGGCCGTCCTCTCGCACGCGCTCAGCCTCTCGGCCGGCGAACCCGTTCCCGGGTTCTCCGTGCCGCCGGTCGCGCTCGCGGCGCTTCTGTACGTCGGCGTGTTCTCGGGGGCGATCGCCTACCTCGCGTACTTCGCGCTCGTCGACGAGGCGGGCGCGACCCGGGCGAACCTGCTGTTTTATTTCGTCCCCGTGGTGTCGGCGGTCGGCGGATGGGGCCTGCTCGGCGAGACGCTGCCGGTCGCCTCGCTGGTCGGCTTCGGCGTCATCTTCAGCGGATTTCTCCTCGTCGCCGGCCCGCCGGTGACCCTTCCGGTATCGCTTCGACGGAGCCTCCGCGAGCGGCTCGTCTGA
- a CDS encoding helix-turn-helix transcriptional regulator: MAVPLEEMEFLARSDNRVEVLRLVATEPHSRRRLAEATGASQATLGRILEDFADRSWVERDGGAYVATATGALVADGVAELLAILETEAKLRDVVGYLPTGAMGFDLRRLADATVTVPTRTRPSAPLQRVLEAMADADDLRAFSHTLNEQSLAAVHDRVRAGDGTFEAVLSESAIRALAVDERLWSQLRALAAAADAEVRVREAEIPLAVTVADGTVYLLVRDDAGLLQASLHTDDGDVRAWAIETFERYWETASGFDPAAFED; the protein is encoded by the coding sequence ATGGCGGTCCCGCTCGAGGAGATGGAGTTCTTGGCTCGCTCGGACAACCGGGTCGAAGTGTTGCGGCTGGTGGCGACCGAACCGCACAGTCGGCGGCGCCTCGCCGAAGCCACCGGGGCCTCCCAAGCGACGCTCGGGCGGATCCTCGAGGACTTCGCCGACCGGTCGTGGGTCGAACGCGACGGGGGCGCGTACGTCGCCACGGCTACCGGGGCGTTGGTGGCCGACGGCGTCGCCGAACTGCTCGCGATCCTCGAGACCGAGGCCAAACTGCGCGACGTCGTCGGGTATCTGCCCACCGGGGCGATGGGGTTCGACCTGCGCCGCCTCGCCGACGCGACGGTCACGGTCCCGACTCGGACGCGCCCGAGCGCGCCGTTGCAGCGCGTCCTCGAGGCGATGGCCGACGCCGACGACCTGCGGGCGTTCTCGCACACGCTCAACGAACAGAGCCTCGCCGCGGTCCACGACCGGGTGCGGGCGGGCGATGGGACGTTCGAGGCGGTCCTCTCGGAGAGCGCCATCCGCGCGCTCGCTGTGGATGAGCGGCTGTGGTCGCAACTGCGGGCGCTCGCCGCCGCCGCAGATGCCGAGGTCCGGGTGCGGGAGGCGGAGATCCCGCTGGCGGTGACCGTCGCCGACGGGACGGTCTACCTGCTCGTCCGCGACGACGCGGGGCTTTTGCAGGCCTCACTGCACACCGACGACGGTGACGTCCGGGCGTGGGCGATAGAGACGTTCGAGCGTTACTGGGAAACGGCGAGTGGCTTCGATCCCGCGGCGTTCGAGGACTGA
- a CDS encoding winged helix-turn-helix domain-containing protein, whose amino-acid sequence MTARDPPEWEFKERDVLVLRELSRDPQLSSRELADILAAKHDIDVSHVTVSESIRSMREEGVFREAIIPNEAYFYFALFEFKFDPEHFEAGWREAMEYIRDSHNTLLYFLSDGEYQWKSVMMFTDRESQSRWIHEFYTRHGPVVDNIRNSLMTNVLKFRTDPEILENLHGCGRV is encoded by the coding sequence ATGACAGCACGCGACCCGCCGGAGTGGGAATTCAAAGAGCGCGACGTCTTGGTGTTGCGCGAACTGTCGCGGGATCCACAGCTCTCCTCGCGGGAACTCGCCGACATCTTGGCAGCGAAACACGACATCGACGTCTCCCACGTCACCGTCTCCGAGTCGATCCGATCGATGCGCGAGGAGGGCGTCTTCCGGGAGGCGATCATCCCAAACGAGGCGTACTTTTACTTCGCGCTCTTCGAGTTCAAGTTCGATCCCGAGCACTTCGAGGCGGGGTGGCGCGAGGCGATGGAGTACATCAGGGATTCACACAACACGCTCTTGTATTTCCTCTCGGACGGCGAGTACCAGTGGAAATCGGTGATGATGTTCACCGACCGGGAGTCCCAATCGCGGTGGATCCACGAGTTCTACACGCGCCACGGCCCGGTCGTCGACAACATCCGGAACTCGCTCATGACGAACGTCTTGAAGTTCCGGACCGACCCGGAGATCCTCGAGAATCTCCACGGGTGCGGGCGGGTGTGA
- a CDS encoding signal peptidase I, with protein MLRKIAGQVGTVVLVAVLVSLVVGQALGQPVLLAYVESGSMEPTIDEGDGFVAIPSVVATTPQEGDVVTFRAEEIEGGGLTTHRIVDETPEGYVTRGDANPFTDQDGGEPPVTEGDIVAKALQIGGYTVTIPRLGTGIEAVQGVLLAVTTAIAGAFGLGANLTAETVGFGLFGFGLVLFVASLVGERRGSPERDRRRSRRRTGQLDTRVIALVMMLVVLVPANAAMILPAGPTEITVDGDDVAEAEGVSAGDAVDAELTIRNDAFLTMVFTFESASEDVAIDREALSIPPGGETTVTASVPAPEPGTERTITIEERRYFLLGPESAITWLHDVRPLAAIGALNLFIGASVFGFVGGLFGFGPSRFRETDRGVPLLMRVKRQLRR; from the coding sequence ATGCTCCGGAAGATTGCCGGACAGGTGGGGACTGTCGTGCTCGTCGCCGTGCTCGTCTCGCTCGTGGTCGGGCAGGCGCTCGGCCAGCCGGTGTTGCTCGCCTACGTCGAATCGGGGAGTATGGAGCCAACGATCGACGAGGGCGATGGGTTCGTTGCGATCCCTTCGGTCGTCGCCACGACACCACAGGAGGGCGATGTCGTCACCTTCCGCGCCGAGGAGATCGAGGGGGGCGGGCTCACGACCCATCGGATCGTCGACGAGACACCGGAGGGATACGTCACCAGAGGTGACGCCAACCCCTTCACCGACCAGGACGGCGGCGAGCCCCCGGTCACCGAGGGCGATATCGTCGCGAAGGCGCTGCAGATCGGCGGCTACACCGTAACGATCCCCCGCCTCGGCACCGGGATCGAGGCGGTCCAGGGCGTGCTGTTGGCGGTGACGACCGCCATCGCCGGGGCGTTCGGCCTGGGTGCCAACCTCACCGCCGAGACGGTCGGATTCGGGCTGTTCGGCTTCGGACTCGTGCTGTTCGTCGCCTCCCTCGTCGGCGAGCGACGCGGGTCTCCGGAGCGCGACAGGCGGCGCTCTCGGCGGCGCACCGGGCAGCTCGACACCCGGGTGATCGCGCTCGTAATGATGCTCGTCGTGCTCGTGCCGGCCAACGCCGCGATGATCCTCCCCGCCGGGCCGACGGAGATCACCGTCGACGGCGACGACGTGGCCGAGGCCGAGGGCGTCAGCGCCGGCGACGCGGTCGACGCCGAACTCACGATCCGCAACGACGCGTTCCTGACGATGGTGTTCACCTTCGAGTCGGCGAGCGAGGACGTGGCGATCGACCGGGAGGCGCTGTCGATACCGCCCGGGGGGGAGACGACGGTGACCGCGTCGGTGCCGGCGCCGGAGCCGGGGACCGAGCGGACGATCACGATCGAGGAGCGGCGCTACTTCCTCCTGGGTCCCGAGTCGGCGATCACCTGGCTGCACGACGTGCGGCCGCTGGCCGCCATCGGCGCGCTGAATCTCTTCATCGGCGCGAGCGTCTTCGGGTTCGTCGGCGGGCTGTTCGGCTTCGGACCCTCGCGGTTCAGGGAGACCGACCGCGGTGTCCCGCTTTTGATGCGGGTGAAACGACAGCTCCGGCGGTGA
- a CDS encoding DUF5305 domain-containing protein, which translates to MYRSLRDVVAAAVGGEAGMSGGDGGESEITDRLHRRLSPSTRSLAGRYAVVAILVFLVVAAGGGYLTYDVQTAPETRFETQTVGTWEPDAGFSHSAVVSNTSIVFDRGQRLSERELYFTRISPVLDGQYRLSHSGDADTATGRVDLRLVLQATEEVDTDDGETETVTYWRQIDPLASEEIDRLPPGETHIVQFETNATELTNRLDRIEEDLGASPGTREIVVVADTTFEAEVEGERFTEERTDRLRLEPDGGTYSVDSEVDSSEPYEATATVEVPVEHSPAELYGGPALVVLGLLGALGVGGLTHRGAFAVSPAERRRLTFQRAREDYDEWISRGTLPDESADRVIELDSLEDAVDTAIDSDRRVVERVEPTPRYATVVDDIEYRFDPPDVVAEAVSPAVDGGIDVAVGGGDGSATGDPPGAGSDADDGDESAGEGSPVRDGDSDPRNP; encoded by the coding sequence TTGTATCGTTCGCTCCGGGACGTCGTCGCGGCGGCCGTCGGGGGCGAGGCCGGAATGAGCGGTGGGGATGGGGGCGAGAGCGAGATCACCGACAGGCTTCACCGCCGGCTCTCGCCGTCGACGCGCTCGCTCGCCGGCCGCTACGCCGTCGTCGCGATCCTCGTCTTCCTGGTCGTCGCCGCCGGGGGCGGCTATCTCACGTACGACGTGCAGACGGCCCCCGAGACGCGGTTCGAGACCCAGACCGTCGGGACCTGGGAGCCGGACGCAGGGTTCTCCCACAGCGCCGTGGTCTCGAACACCAGCATCGTCTTCGACCGCGGGCAGCGCCTCTCCGAGCGCGAACTCTACTTCACCCGGATATCGCCGGTACTCGACGGGCAGTATCGCCTCAGCCACTCCGGCGACGCCGACACCGCGACCGGGCGGGTCGACCTCCGGCTCGTGCTGCAGGCCACCGAGGAGGTCGACACCGATGACGGTGAGACGGAGACCGTCACGTACTGGCGACAGATCGACCCGCTCGCGAGCGAGGAGATCGATCGGCTCCCGCCCGGGGAGACCCACATCGTCCAGTTCGAGACCAACGCGACCGAACTGACGAACCGCCTCGACCGGATCGAGGAGGACCTCGGTGCCTCCCCCGGCACGCGCGAGATCGTCGTCGTCGCCGATACGACCTTCGAGGCCGAGGTCGAGGGCGAGCGCTTCACCGAGGAACGCACCGACCGACTCAGGCTCGAGCCCGACGGCGGCACCTACAGCGTCGACAGCGAGGTCGATTCGAGCGAGCCCTACGAGGCGACCGCCACCGTCGAGGTCCCCGTCGAGCACTCCCCGGCGGAGCTGTACGGCGGCCCCGCGCTGGTCGTCCTCGGGTTGCTCGGCGCGCTCGGCGTCGGGGGGCTCACGCACCGCGGCGCCTTCGCGGTCTCGCCGGCCGAGCGCCGCCGGCTCACCTTCCAGCGCGCCCGCGAAGACTACGACGAGTGGATCTCCCGCGGGACGTTGCCCGACGAGAGCGCCGACCGCGTGATCGAGTTGGACAGCCTCGAGGACGCCGTCGACACCGCCATCGACAGCGACCGCCGGGTCGTCGAGCGCGTCGAGCCGACGCCGCGGTACGCCACCGTCGTCGACGACATCGAGTACCGCTTCGATCCCCCCGACGTCGTCGCCGAGGCCGTCTCGCCCGCCGTCGACGGCGGGATCGACGTGGCAGTCGGCGGCGGGGACGGGAGCGCGACCGGAGACCCCCCCGGAGCCGGCTCCGACGCCGACGACGGGGACGAGTCGGCTGGCGAGGGCTCGCCGGTCCGCGACGGTGACAGCGACCCCCGGAACCCGTAA
- a CDS encoding DUF7344 domain-containing protein → MFSLLSNQRRRYAVQACQHLDTPIELGELAEYVAAEECGKSISEITSEERRRVYTSLQQVHIDKLEEAGVIECDRKTIEPTDRLEELEFYLEVVPGDEIPWAEYYLGLSGVAAVVTAGAWVGIYPDAVPAVALLALFVGVFAVSAGMHYVQTKRHKLDAGLGGDADA, encoded by the coding sequence GTGTTCAGTTTGCTCAGCAACCAGCGACGGCGTTACGCCGTCCAGGCGTGTCAACACCTCGACACGCCGATCGAACTCGGCGAGCTCGCCGAGTACGTCGCCGCCGAGGAGTGCGGCAAGTCGATCTCGGAGATCACCAGCGAAGAGCGCCGGCGGGTGTACACCTCCCTCCAGCAGGTCCACATCGACAAACTCGAGGAGGCGGGGGTGATCGAGTGCGACCGCAAGACGATCGAACCCACCGACCGCCTGGAGGAGCTGGAGTTCTACCTCGAGGTCGTCCCGGGCGACGAGATCCCGTGGGCGGAGTACTATCTGGGGCTCTCGGGGGTCGCGGCGGTCGTGACCGCCGGCGCGTGGGTGGGCATCTACCCGGATGCGGTGCCCGCCGTCGCGTTGCTCGCGCTCTTCGTCGGGGTGTTCGCGGTGTCGGCGGGGATGCACTACGTCCAGACGAAGCGGCACAAACTGGACGCGGGACTCGGGGGGGATGCGGATGCGTGA
- a CDS encoding PGF-CTERM sorting domain-containing protein, which yields MNTRTLLAGFFVVALIGSAVVGTGAGDIFSGQDEVEESVTLSPADTPEGDAYASTTDAGELSVTIDGLPQNAQTDVDDVFNVSFDSPTSPTAKVLINESESNDNVDFVVTDASNAAGVQSGADIDDSRVELESGESVLVGVELDGTSGGDVTIEEITADVELDAGDLAVTFDNNVIAAGDGQTQATATTLFEDGVTEDRTADAEFSSNDTDVVEVDDDGTITAGEAGTATITAELDAEDVVGDEGVTAEAEINVGLITDLDVELADDRVRFGSGVSQTETTAVDSVTATLADGTTTDVTNDTDLTVAPADGDAELVDVNDLTIAPTEDATGTATIQAELQGESDAVDVTAVRRSRATVDADEGTASFDGTERIDSITFEGVDLQGSETVEIEESDQPPDEEDLPDNIDPATSVTITDGTSVTVDDENEDESANLTARVPTDEVNRGDIVVIRLPDDGGSQRLDPYVGDPVDDKYVVKFETPGFSTFVLGGTTTEPSGGGGGGGGSGGGSFGGGGLSPSVSVSTGVDVASGGTVELGRGTVESIRFEEATQGTLEIDDYGTSVPPGSAETGDRPVLASADITAPDSVSDSPATIRMTVDQTELLRTGVDADELAILRETDTRYQTLDTSVAGENGDVTLEARTPGFSTFIVTTDEGDIVFDTDADTPVPDDGGTPVPGDGAPADDDATETPDTEATETPDTEATETPDTEATETPEPESLPGFGAAVAVVALLAAALLAARRRTDG from the coding sequence ATGAACACACGTACGCTGCTCGCCGGGTTCTTTGTTGTCGCCCTGATCGGAAGCGCCGTCGTCGGTACCGGCGCGGGCGACATCTTCAGCGGCCAAGACGAAGTCGAGGAGAGCGTCACGCTCAGCCCCGCGGACACGCCCGAGGGCGACGCGTACGCCTCAACGACCGACGCCGGCGAGCTGTCCGTCACGATCGATGGACTCCCGCAGAACGCCCAGACGGACGTCGACGACGTATTCAATGTCTCCTTCGACTCCCCGACCAGTCCCACCGCGAAGGTACTGATCAATGAAAGCGAATCGAACGACAACGTCGATTTCGTCGTCACGGACGCCTCCAACGCGGCGGGCGTGCAGTCGGGCGCTGACATCGACGACTCGCGGGTCGAACTCGAATCGGGCGAGTCGGTCCTCGTCGGCGTCGAACTCGACGGCACCTCGGGTGGCGACGTCACGATCGAGGAGATCACCGCCGACGTCGAACTCGACGCCGGCGACCTCGCGGTGACCTTCGACAACAACGTCATCGCCGCGGGCGACGGCCAGACCCAGGCGACGGCGACCACGCTGTTCGAGGACGGCGTCACCGAAGATCGGACCGCCGACGCCGAGTTCTCCAGCAACGACACCGACGTCGTCGAGGTCGACGACGACGGCACGATCACCGCGGGCGAGGCGGGTACTGCGACGATCACCGCTGAGCTGGACGCCGAGGACGTCGTCGGCGACGAGGGTGTCACTGCCGAGGCGGAAATCAACGTCGGCCTGATAACGGACCTCGACGTCGAACTCGCGGACGACCGCGTCCGGTTCGGCAGCGGGGTCAGCCAGACCGAGACGACGGCCGTCGACAGCGTCACTGCCACGCTCGCGGACGGCACCACGACTGACGTCACGAACGACACCGATCTCACCGTGGCGCCCGCCGACGGCGACGCGGAACTCGTCGACGTGAACGACCTGACCATCGCGCCGACCGAGGACGCCACCGGCACGGCGACGATCCAAGCGGAACTGCAGGGCGAAAGTGACGCAGTCGACGTCACGGCGGTCCGGCGCTCGCGGGCAACCGTCGACGCCGATGAGGGCACCGCGAGCTTCGACGGCACGGAGAGGATCGATTCTATTACTTTCGAGGGCGTTGACCTGCAGGGCAGCGAAACGGTCGAGATTGAGGAGTCCGACCAGCCACCCGACGAAGAGGACCTCCCGGACAATATCGATCCGGCAACAAGCGTAACAATCACCGACGGTACTAGCGTCACCGTTGACGACGAGAACGAAGACGAAAGCGCGAATCTCACAGCCAGAGTGCCGACCGACGAAGTCAATCGAGGCGACATCGTCGTGATCCGACTCCCCGACGACGGTGGCTCCCAGAGGCTGGATCCCTATGTCGGAGACCCGGTCGACGACAAATACGTCGTCAAGTTCGAGACGCCCGGCTTCTCGACGTTCGTCCTCGGCGGCACGACTACCGAACCCTCCGGCGGCGGAGGCGGTGGCGGTGGCAGCGGGGGCGGTAGTTTCGGCGGCGGTGGTCTCTCGCCGTCGGTCTCCGTCTCGACCGGCGTCGACGTCGCATCGGGCGGAACGGTCGAACTGGGCCGTGGCACGGTCGAGTCGATCAGGTTCGAGGAAGCCACCCAAGGAACTCTCGAAATCGACGATTACGGGACCTCTGTCCCGCCGGGCAGCGCCGAGACCGGCGACCGCCCGGTGCTTGCCAGCGCCGACATCACCGCGCCCGACTCGGTATCGGACTCACCGGCGACCATCCGGATGACAGTCGATCAGACCGAACTGCTCCGAACCGGCGTCGACGCCGACGAGCTCGCGATCCTGAGAGAAACTGATACCCGATATCAGACGCTTGATACGTCTGTCGCCGGCGAGAACGGGGACGTGACTCTCGAGGCCCGGACGCCTGGTTTCTCGACGTTCATCGTCACCACCGACGAAGGTGACATAGTCTTCGACACCGACGCCGACACGCCGGTGCCGGACGACGGCGGGACGCCCGTCCCCGGCGACGGCGCGCCCGCGGACGACGATGCGACCGAGACGCCCGACACCGAGGCGACCGAGACGCCCGACACCGAGGCGACCGAGACGCCCGACACCGAGGCGACCGAGACGCCCGAACCCGAATCGCTGCCCGGCTTCGGCGCCGCTGTCGCCGTCGTGGCGTTGCTCGCCGCCGCGCTGTTGGCTGCGCGCCGGCGGACGGACGGCTGA